The proteins below come from a single Solea senegalensis isolate Sse05_10M linkage group LG2, IFAPA_SoseM_1, whole genome shotgun sequence genomic window:
- the ormdl1 gene encoding ORM1-like protein 1: MNVGVAHSEVNPNTRVMNSRGIWLTYALGVGILHIVLLSIPFFSVPVVWTLTNVIHNFGMYVFMHAVKGTPFETPDQGKARLLTHWEQLDYGVQFTSSRKFFTISPIILYFLASFYTKYDTAHFVINTASLLSVLIPKLPQLHGVRIFGINKY, translated from the exons ATGAATGTGGGTGTGGCACACAGTGAGGTGAACCCCAACACTCGGGTGATGAACAGTCGAGGGATCTGGCTGACCTATGCACTTGGTGTTGGAATTCTGCACATTGTGCTCTTGAGCATACCCTTCTTCAGCGTGCCAGTGGTGTGGACTCTTACTAATGTCATTCACAACTTT GGAATGTACGTCTTCATGCATGCAGTGAAAGGAACGCCTTTTGAGACCCCCGACCAAGGAAAAGCCAGACTTCTTACACATTGGGAACAGCTCGACTACGGCGTGCAGTTCACTTCTTCTCGAAAGTTCTTCACCATCTCACCGATCATTCT ATACTTCCTGGCAAGTTTCTACACAAAGTACGACACAGCACACTTCGTCATAAACACTGCCTCACTTTTGAGCGTCCTGATTCCCAAGCTCCCGCAGCTACACGGAGTGAGAATTTTCGGCATCAACAAGTATTAA
- the osgepl1 gene encoding probable tRNA N6-adenosine threonylcarbamoyltransferase, mitochondrial, giving the protein MFSSKVSCVQRLLQLRHTAVCFSAACGKTASSSSLVLGIETSCDDTGAAVLDETGAILGESLHSQKQVHLRTGGIIPTVAQHHHRENIEHVVQEALDRSGVDPSQLTAVATTVMPGLALSLGIGLEFSQRFVRHHNKPFIPIHHMEAHALTVRMLQPVEFPFLVLLVSGGHSLLAVARGVDDFLLLGHTLDEAPGDTLDKVARRLSLIKHPQCSSLSGGQAIELLAKNGDKTKFPFRTPMGQTHDCCFSFAGLRTQVNMAIMKKEAEEGVEKGTLLSCVGDIAAATQHTVAAHLAKRTHRAILFCKAKGLLPTNSPTLVLSGGVASNQYIRKALSVITEKTGLQLLCPPAKFCTDNGVMIAWNGVERLREGKGILPPDVDVRYEPKAPLGVDMTAEVKAAKIRLPSVRIKILS; this is encoded by the exons ATGTTCTCCTCTAAAGTGAGTTGTGTGCAGAGGCTGTTGCAGTTGAGACACACAGCAGTTTGCTTCTCTGCTGCCTGTGGAAAaacagcctcctcttcctcactggtTCTGGGCATTGAGACGAGCTGTGatgacactggagctgctgtgtTGGACGAGACAGGTGCAATACTGGGAGAGAGTCTTCATTCACAGAAACAAGTACATCTGAG GACTGGTGGTATCATCCCCACAGTGGCACAACACCACCACAGAGAAAACATTGAGCATGTGGTCCAGGAGGCATTGGACAGAAGTGGTGTGGACCCGAGCCAGCTCACAGCTGTGGCCACCACGGTCATGCCAGGCTTGGCTTTGAGCCTCGGCATCGGCCTTGAATTCAGTCAGAGGTTTGTGAGGCACCACAACAAGCCGTTCATCCCCATCCACCACATGGAAGCTCACGCACTGACAGTCAGGATGCTTCAACCTGTTGAATTCCCCTTCCTGGTCCTGCTTGTGTCTGGCGGTCACTCTCTTCTTGCCGTGGCCCGAGGAGTTGATGACTTTCTGCTTCTGGGTCACACTCTGGATGAAGCTCCTGGAGATACACTGGATAAA GTGGCGAGACGCTTGTCCCTCATAAAACACCCACAGTGCTCCAGTCTCAGTGGAGGACAGGCTATAGAGCTTTTGGCGAAGAATGGCGACAAGACAAAGTTTCCCTTCAGGACACCCATGGGCCAAACGCACgactgctgcttttcttttgccGGATTACGCACTCAAGTTAATATGGCGATAATgaaaaaagaggcagaggaag GTGTAGAAAAGGGGACTTTACTGTCATGTGTGGGTGACATTGCAGCTGCCACGCAGCACACAGTCGCCGCTCATCTTGCAAAGCGCACACACCGCGCCATCTTGTTCTGCAAGGCAAAGGGCCTGCTGCCAACTAACAGTCCCACCttg GTTCTGTCTGGAGGAGTTGCAAGCAACCAGTATATCCGAAAGGCTTTGAGTGTCATCACTGAGAAGACAGGACTGCAGCTGCTCTGTCCTCCAGCCAAGTTCTGCACTGACAATGGAGTCATGATTGCatg GAACGGCGTTGAACGCCTGAGAGAAGGGAAAGGAATTCTGCCTCCAGATGTGGATGTCCGCTACGAGCCAAA GGCGCCACTAGGTGTCGATATGACAGCAGAGGTGAAGGCAGCAAAGATCAGGTTGCCTTCAGTCAGGATCAAGATCCTCAGCTGA
- the adat3 gene encoding probable inactive tRNA-specific adenosine deaminase-like protein 3, translated as MEPQVKRWKGSLCDTDSWVAYPVLSDEQSQDIDLIEAFAAPIVNKKETSRLIRELNSLYPLNSLQHVKRVRACKAQGSPHPLEVLVCLVSDVPKTKVVSIDSLLSSDGVKHDGLGEPFIVKVPSRPPLTRPQFELVNKHWPTSFHEDKQVTVALRGELFSPSQKANMHKYMMSALTAAKAGKEMGMEAVGAVVVNPATQGVIAVGHDCRGDHPLQHAVMVCIDLVAHSQGAGCYSFDKYPACRFTPPDFDTHENAPDAEASSQPYICTGYDLYVTREPCVMCAMALVHSRIGRVFYGTASTDGALGTKFKIHSLKDLNHHFEVYKGVLSTQCEDLNRLDDHKQQQSGELHKSSQ; from the coding sequence ATGGAGCCACAGGTGAAGCGCTGGAAAGGGTCGTTGTGTGACACTGACTCCTGGGTCGCCTATCCTGTACTGTCAGACGAGCAGTCGCAAGACATCGACTTGATAGAGGCGTTCGCTGCACCAATAGTCAACAAGAAAGAGACATCTCGACTTATCAGGGAGCTCAACAGCCTCTACCCACTGAACAGCCTTCAGCACGTCAAGAGGGTGCGGGCGTGCAAGGCGCAGGGCAGCCCTCACCCTCTGGAAGTCCTCGTGTGCCTGGTCAGCGATGTGCCAAAAACAAAGGTAGTCAGCATCGACTCCCTGCTGTCCTCAGATGGCGTAAAACATGATggattaggtgagccttttattgtgaaggtcCCTTCTCGTCCCCCCTTGACCCGACCTCAGTTTGAGTTGGTGAACAAACACTGGCCCACCTCCTTTCACGAAGACAAACAGGTGACTGTCGCTCTGAGAGGAGAGCTCTTCAGTCCATCTCAGAAAGCCAACATGCACAAGTACATGATGTCTGCGCTCACTGCTGCCAAAGCTGGAAAGGAGATGGGGATGGAGGCAGTTGGGGCCGTCGTCGTCAACCCGGCAACGCAGGGGGTCATCGCAGTGGGTCACGACTGCCGAGGCGACCACCCCCTTCAACACGCGGTCATGGTCTGCATTGACCTTGTGGCTCACAGTCAAGGTGCCGGCTGTTATTCATTTGACAAATACCCTGCTTGTCGATTTACTCCACCAGACTTTGATACACATGAAAATGCACCGGATGCAGAGGCGAGTTCTCAGCCGTACATATGCACTGGTTATGACCTTTATGTGACACGAGAACCTTGCGTTATGTGTGCCATGGCACTGGTCCACTCCCGGATTGGCCGTGTGTTCTATGGGACCGCCTCTACCGATGGGGCATTAGGGACCAAGTTCAAAATTCACTCCCTGAAAGATTTGAACCATCACTTTGAGGTCTACAAAGGAGTCTTGAGCACACAGTGCGAGGATCTCAACAGACTGGACGaccacaaacaacagcaaagtgGAGAGTTACATAAATCCAGTCAGTGA
- the fkbp7 gene encoding peptidyl-prolyl cis-trans isomerase FKBP7 has translation MWRTPTRSVLVLVSSWFCLWSLCTAADDVDGEVKIEVLFKPLDCTQTSKKGDLVNVHYDGYLAKDGSQFYCSRSDKAGHPQWVVLGVGQVIKGLDIGMIGMCPGEKRKITIPPMLAFGEKGKDPVPPSATVLFEVELFTVSRGPRSMEAFKEMDLDADKILTKAEIKEHLKMSYEKGGKPRDDPHYEKIIADIFYKSDTDNDGLISAKEFNIYGHDEL, from the exons ATGTGGAGAACACCGACCCGctctgtcctcgtcctcgtctccTCATGGTTCTGTCTGTGGTCACTTTGTACCGCAGCGGATGATGTGGACGGAGAAGTGAAGATCGAGGTTCTGTTTAAGCCCTTAGACTGCACTCAGACCAGTAAGAAAGGAGATCTGGTCAACGTGCACTATGATGGCTACCTCGCCAAAGATGGGTCCCAGTTCTACTGCAG TCGTTCAGACAAAGCAGGGCATCCTCAGTGGGTTGTTTTAGGCGTTGGACAAGTCATCAAAGGCCTTGATATTGGGATGATTGGTATGTGTCCCGGAGAGAAACGGAAAATAACAATTCCACCCATGCTGGCATTtggagaaaagggaaaag ACCCAGTGCCACCCAGTGCTACGGTGCTGTTTGAGGTGGAGCTCTTCACAGTGTCCAGAGGGCCGCGCAGCATGGAAGCTTTCAAAGAGATGGACCTTGACGCTGACAAAATTCTCACCAAGGCCGAG ATAAaagaacatttgaaaatgtcatatgAAAAAGGAGGGAAGCCACGCGACGACCCACACTACGAGAAGATCATCGCTGACATTTTCTACAAGAGCGACACGGACAACGACGGACTGATCAGTGCGAAGGAGTTTAATATTTATGGACACGACGAGCTCTAG
- the alkbh6 gene encoding alpha-ketoglutarate-dependent dioxygenase alkB homolog 6 yields MEHPTCVVEEMKQFVIHGAPSTVYYIPDFISEDEESYLLQQVYKSPKTKWTQLSGRRLQNWGGLPHPKGMVAEKIPDWLHTYCEKISSLGAFGGKTANHVLVNEYKQGEGIMPHEDGPLYHPTVTTISLGSHTFLDFYTPVSSMENDAPQTEENRYLFSLLVKPRSLLILQDEMYQRLLHGIRPCDQDTLTDKVVNLSAAGAMPGEIMTRDTRVSLTVRHVPKVIKTKLFLGRK; encoded by the coding sequence ATGGAACACCCAACTTGTGTTGTGGAGGAAATGAAGCAGTTTGTCATACATGGTGCTCCATCAACAGTGTATTACATCCCCGATTTCATATCAGAGGATGAGGAGTCCTATCTTCTACAGCAGGTCTACAAGTCTCCAAAGACTAAATGGACTCAGCTGTCAGGACGCAGACTACAAAACTGGGGAGGGTTACCTCATCCCAAAGGCATGGTCGCAGAGAAGATACCAGACTGGCTCCACACGTACTGTGAGAAAATTTCCTCTCTTGGTGCATTTGGTGGGAAAACAGCCAACCACGTGTTGGTGAATGAGTATAAACAAGGAGAAGGGATTATGCCTCATGAGGACGGCCCTCTCTACCACCCTACTGTCACCACTATTAGCCTGGGCTCTCACACCTTCCTTGACTTCTACACACCGGTCAGCAGCATGGAAAATGACGCcccacagacagaggagaacCGTTACCTGTTCTCCCTGCTGGTGAAGCCACGCAGTCTTTTGATCCTGCAGGATGAAATGTACCAGCGTCTCCTTCATGGCATCCGACCATGCGATCAGGACACCCTGACAGACAAGGTGGTGAACCTGTCAGCAGCTGGGGCCATGCCAGGGGAGATAATGACACGGGACACCAGAGTGTCGCTGACTGTACGACATGTGCCTAAAGTCATCAAGACAAAACTTTTCCTGGgaaggaaatga